The Chryseobacterium nakagawai genome has a segment encoding these proteins:
- a CDS encoding DUF6705 family protein: MSNLFKILGIFVVFSCKAQQEYPLMTDYTEIPNYSYLKDTNNELNSFIGTYEASYQNNKITLFVNKIIHKLFDGSQYKYYKDVLSIKYIIKNSSDQVVQNTQGMNLPEQQLIHSIYSMWVEDNGNKLLLYYGGTNCGVGWGKIILTKINPTQLS, translated from the coding sequence GTGAGTAATTTATTTAAAATACTAGGAATATTTGTTGTGTTTTCTTGTAAAGCACAACAAGAATATCCTTTAATGACTGATTATACAGAAATTCCCAATTACTCCTACTTAAAAGATACTAATAATGAACTAAACTCTTTCATTGGTACTTATGAAGCTTCTTATCAGAATAATAAAATAACGTTATTCGTTAATAAAATTATTCATAAACTTTTTGATGGTAGTCAATACAAATATTATAAAGATGTATTATCTATTAAATATATTATTAAAAATTCTTCAGATCAAGTAGTTCAAAATACTCAGGGTATGAATTTACCAGAGCAACAATTAATACACTCCATTTATAGCATGTGGGTTGAGGATAATGGAAATAAACTTTTATTATATTATGGAGGTACTAATTGTGGTGTAGGTTGGGGAAAAATTATATTAACAAAAATAAATCCCACACAGCTGTCATAA
- a CDS encoding putative sugar nucleotidyl transferase, whose amino-acid sequence MQLVFSDAQYWEDFLPLTFTRPVAAMRCGILTFSERWQRILDNTEVSYFTEMYLQDKFKTPEEKESLFIVPNFIPTTSVIQQIKDLKLGEALVYEDELVAAKINMKGFSLNQIEKMTDIKEELIFFKKPTDLFTYNHHAIDFDFDLLTNGRTSQELSSTNGFLGDKKDLFIEEGAQIEFSTLNTKTGKIYIGKNAEVMEGCNLRGPITLGDDSKFNLGSKIYGATTIGPHCKVGGEVNNIVIFGYTSKGHEGFVGNSVIGEWCNFGADTNSSNLKNNYSHVKLWNYRTKAFEDTGLQFAGLIVGDHSKTAINTQLNTGTVIGVASNIFKPGFPPNLVENFSWGGLKDDERFRLDKVYEVAERAMARRKVALTEEDKAILKHVFETY is encoded by the coding sequence ATGCAATTAGTATTTTCAGACGCGCAATATTGGGAAGATTTTCTTCCGCTTACCTTTACCCGACCGGTTGCAGCCATGCGATGCGGAATCCTTACCTTCTCTGAAAGATGGCAGAGAATCCTGGACAATACAGAGGTTTCTTATTTTACAGAAATGTATCTTCAGGATAAATTTAAAACTCCGGAAGAAAAGGAAAGTCTTTTCATCGTTCCGAACTTTATCCCTACAACATCTGTAATCCAGCAGATCAAAGACCTTAAGCTGGGAGAAGCTTTGGTATATGAAGATGAATTGGTAGCCGCGAAGATCAATATGAAAGGATTTTCTCTGAATCAAATCGAAAAAATGACAGATATCAAAGAAGAGCTTATTTTCTTTAAAAAACCAACCGATCTGTTTACTTATAATCATCATGCGATTGATTTTGATTTTGATCTGCTTACGAACGGAAGAACATCACAGGAATTATCTTCTACCAACGGGTTTTTAGGAGATAAAAAAGATTTGTTCATTGAAGAAGGTGCTCAAATTGAGTTTTCCACATTAAATACCAAAACTGGAAAGATCTATATTGGTAAGAATGCTGAAGTAATGGAAGGTTGCAATCTTCGTGGTCCTATAACTCTTGGGGATGATTCCAAATTCAATTTAGGATCAAAAATTTATGGAGCTACTACCATTGGTCCGCACTGTAAAGTAGGAGGCGAGGTGAATAATATCGTCATCTTCGGATATACGAGTAAAGGACATGAAGGATTTGTAGGAAATTCTGTAATAGGAGAATGGTGTAACTTTGGAGCAGATACCAATTCTTCCAATCTTAAAAATAACTATAGCCATGTTAAGCTATGGAACTATAGAACCAAAGCGTTTGAAGATACCGGCTTACAGTTTGCAGGTCTGATTGTGGGAGACCATTCGAAAACAGCAATCAACACGCAGTTGAATACCGGAACTGTTATTGGGGTTGCCTCTAATATTTTCAAACCAGGTTTTCCACCGAATCTTGTGGAAAACTTTTCATGGGGCGGCTTAAAAGATGATGAAAGATTCAGGTTAGATAAAGTTTACGAAGTAGCAGAAAGAGCAATGGCCCGAAGAAAAGTAGCTTTAACAGAAGAAGATAAGGCTATTTTGAAGCATGTTTTTGAGACGTATTAA
- a CDS encoding type B 50S ribosomal protein L31 — translation MKNGIHPENYRLVVFKDMSNDEVFLCKSTAETKDTIEFEGQEYPLIKMEISSTSHPFYTGKVKLVDTAGRVDKFMNKYKKFAK, via the coding sequence ATGAAAAACGGAATCCACCCAGAAAATTATAGACTTGTTGTTTTCAAAGATATGAGTAACGACGAGGTGTTTCTTTGCAAATCTACTGCAGAAACAAAAGACACTATCGAGTTCGAAGGACAAGAGTATCCTCTAATCAAAATGGAGATCTCTTCAACTTCTCACCCTTTCTACACTGGTAAAGTGAAATTAGTTGACACTGCAGGTAGAGTTGATAAGTTCATGAACAAATACAAAAAATTCGCTAAGTAA
- a CDS encoding nucleotide pyrophosphohydrolase has product MEITQLQQQVDEWIKTIGVRYFNELTNMAMLTEEVGEVARIIARRYGEQSEKESDKSKDLGEELADVLFVTLCLANQTGVNLQDAFDKKMKIKTDRDKERHQNNEKLK; this is encoded by the coding sequence ATGGAAATCACTCAATTACAACAACAGGTTGACGAATGGATTAAAACCATCGGCGTAAGATATTTTAATGAACTGACCAATATGGCTATGCTGACGGAGGAAGTAGGTGAAGTAGCAAGAATTATCGCCAGAAGATATGGTGAGCAGAGCGAAAAGGAAAGTGATAAAAGTAAAGACCTCGGAGAAGAACTGGCTGATGTGCTTTTTGTAACATTATGCCTGGCTAACCAAACCGGAGTTAATCTGCAAGATGCTTTTGATAAAAAAATGAAGATCAAAACTGACCGCGATAAGGAACGGCATCAGAATAATGAAAAATTAAAATAA
- a CDS encoding 3-phosphoshikimate 1-carboxyvinyltransferase produces the protein MKKLEKSTLIGNKTVQISGSKSISNRLLILESLFSNIKIGNLSNSQDTQLLKKALSEVKEVVDIHHAGTAMRFLTSYYSIQEGKTTILTGSGRMKERPIKNLVSALKDLGAEIEYMENEGFPPLKITGKKITQTSVNVPANISSQFITSLLLIAGKLENGLEIHLVGEVTSRSYIEMTLDILTRFGITNSFEGNTIKVEPFTPNDEASLKSYEVESDWSSASYFYSICALGRETIHLKSFYKESTQGDSAIAKIYEDFFGIKTTYSEAEHKLTLEPQPDFTFPEKIVLDMNNCPDIAQTLCVTAAALKIPFEISGLGTLRVKETDRLQALYNELKKLGTETKITDLTIESVSFGEPEAHISIKTYQDHRMAMSFAPYCLIGELTIEDEEVVEKSYPMFWEDLSDIMTK, from the coding sequence ATGAAGAAGCTAGAAAAATCAACATTAATAGGAAATAAAACAGTACAGATCAGCGGTTCGAAAAGTATTTCGAATCGTTTATTGATTCTGGAAAGCCTGTTTAGTAATATAAAAATCGGGAATTTATCCAATTCTCAGGATACCCAATTGCTGAAAAAGGCCTTGTCTGAAGTTAAAGAAGTAGTGGACATTCACCATGCAGGAACAGCCATGCGTTTTCTTACGTCCTACTACTCTATTCAGGAAGGAAAAACCACGATTCTTACCGGTTCCGGAAGAATGAAGGAAAGACCTATTAAAAATCTGGTAAGTGCCTTGAAAGATCTTGGTGCTGAAATTGAATATATGGAAAACGAAGGTTTTCCGCCTTTAAAAATTACAGGAAAAAAGATTACACAGACTTCTGTAAATGTTCCGGCTAATATTTCCAGCCAGTTTATTACTTCCCTGCTACTTATTGCAGGAAAACTTGAAAACGGATTGGAGATTCACCTTGTGGGTGAAGTGACTTCAAGGTCTTATATTGAAATGACCCTTGATATTCTTACAAGATTCGGAATTACAAACAGTTTTGAAGGAAATACGATTAAGGTAGAACCCTTCACTCCAAATGATGAAGCTTCTCTCAAAAGTTATGAAGTGGAAAGTGACTGGAGTTCGGCCTCCTACTTCTACTCGATCTGTGCATTGGGAAGAGAAACTATTCATTTAAAAAGTTTTTACAAAGAATCTACACAAGGAGATTCTGCCATTGCAAAAATCTATGAGGATTTCTTCGGAATTAAAACAACCTATTCTGAAGCGGAGCACAAACTGACTTTAGAACCTCAGCCTGATTTTACTTTCCCTGAAAAAATTGTTCTGGATATGAACAACTGCCCGGACATTGCACAAACCCTTTGTGTAACGGCTGCGGCACTGAAAATTCCTTTTGAAATTTCAGGATTAGGAACATTAAGAGTCAAAGAAACTGATAGATTGCAGGCTCTATATAATGAACTGAAAAAGCTCGGCACTGAAACAAAAATTACCGATTTAACCATTGAGTCTGTAAGTTTCGGAGAGCCTGAAGCACATATTTCAATTAAAACATACCAAGATCATAGAATGGCTATGAGCTTTGCGCCTTACTGTCTCATTGGAGAGCTTACTATTGAAGATGAAGAGGTTGTGGAAAAATCTTATCCGATGTTCTGGGAAGATCTTTCCGATATAATGACGAAATAA
- a CDS encoding phosphatidylinositol-specific phospholipase C produces the protein MFKHPIKYVKIFTLSIATAAVFYSCSEDMAERDSNDTGLTSVNKANYKMASAVPLEMNSWMAGLQDNISISKISIPGTHDSGARIDAPVVTGTAKTQNLSIAEQLNAGVRFLDIRCRHIDNSFTIHHGAIYQNLNFDDVLNACYSFLESHPSETIIMSVKEEHDASNTTRSFESTFDSYIQKNPSKWNLGTTIPTLGEVRGKIRLLRRFSANTAKGINATSWADNTTFEINNPGAQLKVQDYYKVTNNDDKWNGISNLFNEAKNSSSDKLFINFTSGYKPGIFGIPSIPTVSNAINPKLKTFFQSNTKGSYGIMPMDFVNAELAELIVKTNF, from the coding sequence ATGTTCAAGCACCCAATCAAATATGTAAAAATTTTTACACTTAGTATTGCAACGGCAGCTGTATTCTACTCATGTTCGGAAGATATGGCAGAAAGAGATTCTAATGACACAGGTCTTACCTCTGTTAATAAAGCAAATTACAAAATGGCATCAGCCGTTCCTTTGGAAATGAACAGCTGGATGGCTGGCCTGCAGGATAATATTTCAATTTCAAAAATCTCTATTCCCGGAACTCATGATTCTGGAGCACGTATAGATGCTCCTGTAGTTACAGGTACAGCGAAAACACAAAACCTCAGTATTGCTGAGCAGCTGAATGCAGGAGTTCGATTTCTGGATATCCGTTGCAGACATATTGATAATTCATTTACCATTCATCATGGTGCTATTTATCAGAATTTAAATTTTGATGATGTCCTTAATGCTTGTTATTCATTCCTTGAAAGTCATCCATCGGAAACCATCATCATGTCTGTAAAAGAAGAACATGACGCTTCCAACACAACAAGAAGTTTTGAAAGTACTTTTGATTCATATATTCAGAAAAATCCTTCAAAATGGAATCTTGGAACTACGATTCCTACTCTTGGAGAGGTAAGAGGAAAAATCAGACTACTCAGAAGATTTTCAGCCAACACCGCTAAAGGTATTAATGCTACTTCATGGGCAGATAACACAACCTTTGAAATCAATAATCCGGGAGCTCAGTTGAAAGTTCAGGATTACTATAAGGTTACCAATAATGATGATAAATGGAACGGAATTTCCAATCTCTTCAATGAAGCTAAAAACAGCAGTAGCGACAAGCTTTTCATCAATTTCACTAGTGGTTATAAACCAGGGATATTCGGAATTCCTAGTATTCCTACGGTTTCCAACGCCATCAATCCAAAACTTAAAACGTTCTTCCAAAGCAATACAAAAGGATCGTATGGGATAATGCCTATGGATTTTGTGAATGCTGAACTGGCAGAACTGATTGTAAAAACGAATTTTTAG
- a CDS encoding alkaline phosphatase: protein MKLSKILGLLAIAVFSENQAQNYLNYNVGNAHSHNDYMQEIPFWQAYYANFGSIEADVFLVKGKLWAAHTEKELSADRTLENLYLDNISKQIKLNKGNIYKDTTKKLQLLIDIKQDYKTTLSALVNTLKKYPEITGNSGVKIVITGGRPQPGDFKNYPNYLYFDGDLNKDYSTDQLKRVGMFSADLPELVKWNGKGIPRDEETEKIKKAVDKAHAQQKPMRFYGAPDFPNAWVNLMDMGVDYINTDHIPDLKKFMNTIPRNFYKNTKEYATYAPTYKTDGISKKVKNVILLIPDGTSLPQYYAAFTANKGKLNVFNMRSTGLSKTNSSNAYITDSAPGSTAFSTGVKTKNTFVGVDGTGKSLAQIPDIIAAKGLVSGLISTGDVTDATPADFYAHSDNRNSSEPILKDFATSKTKILIGGPTSGLTPETEKKLKEAKVDLYHSLTSAEKINNRTLIIDPLASQRVTSGRGNWLADAFDLTLNDLKNNKKGFFMMVEASQTDGGGHSNNIEQLVTELLDFDHVVGKAMKFADENKETLVVVVGDHETGGLTLLDGSLKEGWVFGNFSTNDHTSIPSSVFAYGPNSKEFTGLFENTEIFNKIMAAYGIEK, encoded by the coding sequence ATGAAACTATCAAAAATATTGGGTTTACTTGCTATTGCTGTTTTCTCTGAAAACCAGGCGCAGAATTATTTGAATTATAATGTAGGAAATGCCCATTCTCATAATGATTATATGCAGGAAATCCCTTTTTGGCAAGCGTATTATGCCAATTTCGGGTCTATTGAAGCAGATGTTTTTCTGGTGAAAGGAAAGCTTTGGGCGGCCCATACGGAAAAAGAACTTTCTGCAGACAGAACGTTGGAGAATCTTTATCTGGACAATATTTCAAAGCAGATCAAACTGAACAAAGGAAATATCTATAAGGATACCACTAAAAAGCTACAATTGTTGATCGATATTAAACAGGATTATAAGACAACCCTGAGCGCTTTGGTCAATACATTGAAAAAATATCCTGAAATTACGGGTAATTCTGGAGTGAAAATAGTGATTACAGGCGGAAGACCTCAGCCAGGTGATTTTAAAAACTATCCCAATTATCTTTATTTTGATGGAGATCTGAATAAAGATTATTCTACCGACCAGTTAAAAAGAGTGGGAATGTTCAGTGCAGATTTGCCAGAACTGGTAAAATGGAACGGAAAAGGAATTCCGAGAGACGAAGAAACGGAGAAAATCAAAAAGGCTGTAGATAAGGCCCATGCTCAACAGAAACCGATGCGTTTCTATGGAGCTCCTGATTTTCCTAATGCCTGGGTAAATCTGATGGATATGGGAGTAGATTATATCAATACCGATCATATTCCGGATTTAAAAAAGTTCATGAATACCATTCCAAGGAATTTCTATAAAAATACCAAAGAATATGCTACTTATGCACCAACTTATAAAACAGATGGAATCAGTAAAAAAGTAAAAAATGTAATTCTTTTAATTCCGGATGGAACTTCCTTACCTCAATATTATGCAGCTTTTACAGCTAATAAAGGAAAGCTGAATGTTTTCAATATGAGATCTACAGGTTTATCCAAGACCAATTCATCGAACGCCTATATTACTGATTCAGCACCAGGTTCTACCGCCTTTTCTACAGGAGTAAAAACAAAAAATACATTTGTTGGGGTAGATGGAACAGGTAAATCCCTGGCCCAAATTCCAGATATTATTGCTGCAAAAGGGTTAGTCTCCGGATTGATCTCTACCGGCGATGTAACCGATGCAACACCAGCGGATTTCTATGCTCATTCTGATAACAGAAATAGTTCTGAACCTATTCTAAAAGATTTTGCAACCTCCAAAACAAAAATTCTGATTGGTGGCCCTACGAGCGGATTGACACCGGAAACAGAAAAGAAATTGAAAGAAGCAAAAGTAGATTTATACCATAGTCTTACATCAGCTGAAAAAATAAACAACAGAACACTGATTATTGATCCTTTGGCCTCACAACGAGTAACAAGCGGAAGAGGAAACTGGTTAGCAGATGCTTTTGATCTTACCTTAAATGACCTGAAGAATAATAAAAAAGGATTCTTTATGATGGTGGAAGCTTCCCAAACTGATGGCGGCGGACACAGCAACAATATTGAACAATTGGTTACGGAGTTACTGGACTTCGATCATGTGGTAGGAAAAGCAATGAAATTTGCTGATGAGAATAAAGAAACTTTAGTAGTCGTAGTGGGAGATCATGAAACCGGTGGTTTAACACTTTTAGATGGAAGCCTGAAAGAGGGTTGGGTATTCGGAAATTTTAGTACCAACGACCATACTTCTATTCCGTCAAGTGTTTTTGCCTATGGCCCGAATTCCAAAGAGTTCACAGGATTATTTGAAAATACGGAAATTTTCAACAAAATCATGGCCGCTTATGGCATTGAAAAATAG
- a CDS encoding RagB/SusD family nutrient uptake outer membrane protein: MKIFNTIILITGLSASVLSCTNELNIEPEGTPTEANFWKSENDLITGANAMYKPLSDSEFYGRGFFWFINASDDMVTGRSKSEADNVKNFSSNYIAAGDLETQWNKRYTVIGVANRVIRNIDNIQTSQAIKNKYLGEALFMSSRMYFEMAYSYGNEKAGIPIIDRTKEPDPNPIPRAANVMENYNYIVNDLKKAAELLPSQEELPTKDYGRPHKAAAWALLAKVYLFMKDWKNAEYWANEVMTKGNRNLLNNFGDVFKAENNYSSEYIWSVPSTTKFNGVGSILPGVMLENKGWGKYNGWGYFQPTKELYDEYETGDLRRSVTILKEGDQFTFDGAVRTYATSNSLTKAQFNKYMDAFKYPFKEGHVNANGDYPCTDLAVPIMRYAEVILIKAEALLMQNKPADQEINMIRKRADLTSKSGCTMADLKHERRCELAGEWADRHRDLVRWGDAQATYAKPLHGMDGKEAWAARNFNPAIHNVWAVPQVEIVNSHGVIKQNEGW, from the coding sequence ATGAAGATTTTCAATACAATAATTTTAATAACAGGGCTGTCTGCATCAGTATTATCATGTACCAATGAACTGAATATAGAGCCGGAAGGTACTCCAACTGAAGCTAACTTCTGGAAAAGCGAAAATGACCTGATTACCGGAGCTAATGCAATGTATAAACCGCTTTCTGACAGCGAATTTTATGGAAGAGGCTTTTTCTGGTTTATTAATGCCAGTGATGATATGGTAACAGGAAGATCAAAAAGTGAGGCAGACAATGTGAAGAATTTTAGCAGTAATTATATTGCTGCCGGAGATCTGGAAACCCAATGGAACAAAAGATATACAGTAATTGGTGTTGCGAATCGTGTTATCCGTAATATTGATAATATTCAGACTTCACAAGCTATCAAAAATAAGTATCTGGGAGAAGCGTTGTTTATGAGCAGCAGAATGTATTTTGAAATGGCTTACAGTTATGGAAATGAAAAAGCTGGTATTCCAATCATAGACCGTACGAAAGAACCGGATCCTAACCCAATTCCAAGAGCAGCCAATGTCATGGAAAACTACAATTATATTGTAAATGATCTGAAAAAAGCAGCAGAATTACTGCCTAGCCAGGAAGAACTTCCAACCAAAGATTATGGAAGACCCCATAAAGCCGCAGCTTGGGCATTGCTGGCAAAAGTATATCTGTTTATGAAAGATTGGAAGAATGCAGAATATTGGGCGAATGAAGTAATGACTAAAGGAAACAGAAATCTACTGAATAATTTTGGTGATGTTTTTAAAGCTGAAAACAATTATAGTTCAGAATATATTTGGTCAGTCCCAAGTACTACTAAATTTAATGGCGTAGGAAGTATCCTTCCGGGGGTAATGTTAGAAAACAAAGGTTGGGGAAAATATAATGGCTGGGGATATTTCCAGCCCACAAAAGAGTTGTATGATGAATATGAAACCGGAGACCTTAGACGAAGTGTAACCATCCTTAAAGAAGGAGATCAGTTTACTTTTGATGGAGCGGTAAGAACGTATGCTACCTCAAACTCCCTTACAAAAGCCCAGTTTAACAAATATATGGATGCTTTCAAATATCCATTTAAAGAAGGGCACGTAAATGCTAATGGAGATTATCCTTGTACAGACCTTGCAGTTCCTATTATGCGTTATGCTGAGGTAATTCTTATTAAAGCGGAAGCATTGCTTATGCAAAATAAACCTGCAGATCAGGAAATCAATATGATCAGAAAACGCGCTGATCTTACTTCTAAAAGCGGTTGTACAATGGCAGACCTGAAACATGAAAGACGCTGCGAGCTTGCCGGTGAATGGGCTGACAGACACAGAGACCTTGTCCGTTGGGGAGATGCACAGGCAACGTATGCTAAACCCCTTCATGGAATGGACGGAAAAGAAGCTTGGGCTGCAAGAAACTTTAATCCGGCAATCCATAATGTTTGGGCGGTGCCTCAGGTTGAGATTGTAAACAGCCACGGCGTTATTAAGCAAAACGAAGGTTGGTAA
- a CDS encoding SusC/RagA family TonB-linked outer membrane protein has translation MNVFKIPVSVTYLTGRVLLIGAISASPMFLSQKKDSLKEKSIDEIVVVGYGTQKKSKVSGAVSEASLDKLTSRSLSGVGEVLQGKAPGVTVVNEGGDPNGSPKVNIRGLGGVNGESPLYVVDGVVFNGTPAINPNDIQDISVLKDASAAIYGARSSGGVILITTKRGKKGTLTVDFDVKYGINQAWRLKKSLNAAEFQDVMRQAYENAGKLSNLPLAFNADQYADGRITRTDWMKEIFRTGTIQEYNVNLSGGGDKSKFFVGMNHRSLEGILLNTQAKRYNFRVNSEHKVKDWLTIGENMYYNYSDGNTANTRNGYTGALVAAMYYPPNVPVYTPSGAFSGLPIDVAGGYGDMINPVAYLKRISIQNPTHEILINPYIEIALAKDLKFKSNFAQTFKIGNVKEFTSRVLEVGKIFDTNSLEYQNNNISTSLAEQLLTYKFTTGKHSFDFLAGLTFQKTTEDGFRAKTFDFRNEAEVFRYLQNAADTYREADSYKYKSALTSYLARVNYDYAGKYMISLLGRRDGTSLVSKEKHFSDYYSISGAWMVSKENFMKDIVWLSSLKLRGSHGILGNLGGVSYQAVNPQMIRDNNIIFGQDPSQNIAYYVKTMANNTLTWGKSEQTNFGVDASFFRNRLSMQFDYFVKKSTDQIFNVTLQSTATYIDRYVNAGLFEDKGYEVGINFNGKNTGDFTYSIGATLSQLKNTVKQLADVDEIFINSNNIRGVLKPTRVKVGESLYSYYGYKTDGIFQSQAEINNYKDANGNLIQPNAKPGDIKFLKKEGNTGVLNNNDFVNLGNPYPKFSYGLSYNMTWKNFDLNLFFQGVYGNKIFNGLKFISLNPGGTGQNYNMDRDILNAWTPQNTNTNIPRVVQGDPSGNYSKVSDFYVEDGSYLRLKNLTVGYSLPRELYKKLDVNKIRVYVTSNNLFTITKYTGFDPEVGMESYGVDTGRYPQARSFIFGLEVGF, from the coding sequence ATGAATGTATTTAAAATCCCTGTCTCAGTAACATACTTAACGGGTAGGGTATTACTTATTGGTGCAATTTCAGCTTCACCGATGTTCCTCTCTCAAAAAAAAGATAGTTTAAAAGAAAAATCCATCGATGAGATTGTTGTTGTTGGATACGGAACGCAAAAGAAGAGTAAGGTTTCCGGTGCTGTTTCGGAGGCTTCATTGGATAAACTTACTTCCAGATCTCTGTCTGGAGTAGGGGAAGTTCTCCAGGGAAAAGCTCCCGGAGTAACTGTTGTGAACGAAGGTGGAGATCCTAATGGCTCTCCTAAAGTAAATATCCGTGGTCTGGGCGGGGTGAATGGAGAATCTCCTCTTTATGTTGTGGATGGCGTTGTTTTTAACGGAACTCCTGCTATTAACCCTAACGATATTCAGGATATTTCTGTGCTTAAGGATGCTTCAGCAGCTATTTATGGAGCAAGATCTTCCGGAGGAGTGATCCTGATTACTACCAAAAGAGGTAAAAAAGGAACCTTGACAGTAGATTTTGATGTTAAATATGGAATTAATCAGGCGTGGAGGTTAAAAAAATCTTTAAATGCTGCAGAGTTCCAGGATGTAATGAGGCAAGCGTATGAGAATGCGGGAAAACTGAGCAACCTTCCATTGGCATTCAATGCAGATCAATATGCTGACGGAAGAATTACCCGAACCGACTGGATGAAAGAGATCTTCCGTACAGGGACTATCCAGGAATATAATGTAAATCTTAGCGGAGGAGGTGATAAATCCAAATTCTTCGTAGGAATGAACCATAGAAGTCTTGAGGGAATTTTATTAAATACGCAGGCAAAACGATACAATTTCAGAGTAAATTCTGAACATAAAGTGAAAGACTGGTTGACCATCGGAGAGAATATGTATTATAATTATTCTGACGGAAATACAGCCAACACAAGGAACGGATATACAGGAGCTTTGGTTGCGGCAATGTACTATCCACCCAACGTTCCGGTATATACACCATCAGGAGCCTTTTCAGGATTGCCAATTGATGTGGCAGGAGGATATGGAGATATGATTAACCCTGTTGCTTATTTGAAAAGAATCAGCATTCAGAATCCTACCCATGAGATTTTGATCAATCCTTATATCGAAATTGCTCTAGCTAAAGATTTGAAATTCAAATCCAATTTTGCTCAAACATTTAAAATTGGAAATGTTAAAGAATTTACTTCCAGAGTGTTGGAAGTGGGAAAGATTTTTGATACCAACAGTTTGGAATATCAGAATAACAATATATCCACTTCTCTGGCAGAGCAGCTCCTTACTTATAAATTCACAACAGGTAAACATAGTTTTGACTTCCTTGCAGGGTTAACATTCCAGAAAACCACTGAAGATGGGTTCCGTGCAAAAACTTTTGATTTCAGGAATGAAGCCGAAGTTTTCAGATATCTTCAAAATGCAGCTGATACTTATAGAGAAGCAGATAGTTATAAATACAAAAGTGCTTTAACCTCTTATCTGGCAAGAGTAAACTATGACTATGCAGGAAAATATATGATTAGTTTATTGGGAAGGAGAGATGGAACATCTTTAGTTTCTAAAGAAAAACATTTTTCTGATTATTATTCCATTTCAGGAGCATGGATGGTATCCAAAGAAAATTTCATGAAAGATATTGTATGGCTCTCCAGCCTGAAATTAAGAGGAAGTCATGGTATTTTAGGAAACCTTGGTGGGGTTTCTTATCAGGCAGTGAATCCGCAGATGATCCGTGATAATAATATTATTTTTGGCCAGGATCCATCGCAGAATATTGCTTATTATGTAAAGACAATGGCTAACAATACTTTGACATGGGGAAAATCGGAACAGACTAACTTTGGGGTGGATGCTTCTTTCTTCCGTAACAGGCTTTCTATGCAATTTGATTACTTTGTGAAGAAGTCAACCGATCAAATCTTCAATGTCACCCTTCAAAGTACAGCAACCTATATAGATCGTTATGTAAATGCAGGACTATTCGAGGATAAAGGATATGAAGTAGGAATTAATTTTAACGGTAAAAATACCGGAGATTTTACCTATTCCATTGGAGCAACATTGAGTCAACTAAAAAACACGGTGAAGCAATTAGCTGATGTAGATGAGATCTTTATCAACAGTAATAACATACGTGGAGTCTTGAAGCCTACCCGTGTAAAGGTGGGAGAATCTCTTTATTCTTATTATGGATATAAAACCGATGGGATTTTTCAGAGCCAGGCAGAAATTAACAATTATAAAGATGCCAATGGTAATCTTATTCAGCCTAATGCTAAACCGGGAGATATTAAATTCCTGAAAAAAGAAGGCAATACCGGAGTATTGAATAACAATGATTTTGTAAACCTTGGGAATCCATATCCAAAGTTCTCTTACGGATTGTCTTATAATATGACCTGGAAGAACTTTGACCTTAACTTATTCTTCCAGGGTGTTTATGGAAACAAAATATTCAACGGATTGAAATTTATTTCTTTAAATCCAGGGGGAACAGGACAGAATTATAATATGGACAGAGATATTCTGAATGCATGGACTCCTCAGAACACCAATACCAATATTCCAAGAGTGGTACAGGGCGATCCGAGTGGTAATTACTCTAAAGTATCTGATTTCTATGTGGAAGACGGTTCTTATTTGAGGCTTAAAAACCTTACGGTTGGATACTCGCTACCAAGAGAGCTTTACAAAAAACTTGACGTGAATAAAATCAGAGTGTATGTGACCAGCAATAACCTGTTCACCATTACTAAATATACAGGCTTTGATCCTGAAGTAGGAATGGAGAGCTATGGTGTAGATACCGGAAGATATCCTCAGGCCCGTTCATTTATTTTCGGACTGGAAGTCGGGTTTTAA